Proteins from a single region of Sebastes umbrosus isolate fSebUmb1 chromosome 8, fSebUmb1.pri, whole genome shotgun sequence:
- the kctd9a gene encoding BTB/POZ domain-containing protein KCTD9a: MRRVTLFVNGTSKNGKVVAVYGTLSDLLSVASNKLGIKAASLYNGKGGLIDDIALIRDDDVLYVSEGDPFIDPQNEAKIASDQHGAHSDWLTLNIGGRPFTTTRSTLVSKEPESMLAHMFREKDVWGNKQDKTGAYLIDRSPEYFEPILNYLRHGQLIINEGINIRGVLEEARFFGIEQLAEQLEVAIKNTKPPEDHSPLSRKEFVRFLLATPTKSELRCQGLNFSGADLSRLDLRYINFKMANLSRCNLTHANLCCSNLERADLSGANLDGANLQGVKMLCSNAEGASLKGCNFEDPSGLKANLEGANLKGVDMEGSQMTGVNLRVATLKNAKLKNCNLRGATLAGTDLENCDLSGCDLQEANLRGSNVKGAIFEEMLTPLHMSQSVR, translated from the exons ATGAGAAGAGTTACCCTGTTTGTTAACGGGACATCTAAGAATGGCAAG gTTGTAGCAGTGTATGGGACTTTGTCTGACTTATTATCAGTAGCAAGCAATAAGTTAGGAATCAAAGCTGCCTCTTTATACAATGGAAAGGGTGGTCTCATAGATGACATTGCCCTTATAAG AGATGACGACGTGTTGTATGTGTCAGAAGGAGATCCATTTATTG ACCCTCAAAATGAAGCCAAGATTGCATCTGATCAGCATGGAGCACACAGTGACTGGCTGACCCTTAATATTGGTGGTCgtcccttcaccaccaccag gaGCACGTTGGTCAGCAAGGAGCCAGAGAGTATGCTTGCTCACATGTTTCGAGAGAAAG ATGTGTGGGGGAACAAGCAGGACAAAACCGGGGCTTACCTAATCGACCGCAGCCCTGAATACTTTGAGCCAATACTCAACTACCTGAGACACGGTCAGCTCATTATCAATGAAGGCATAAATATACGAG GTGTCCTCGAGGAGGCTCGGTTCTTTGGAATCGAGCAACTTGCTGAACAGCTGGAAGTAGCAATCAAG AACACAAAGCCACCAGAGGACCACTCTCCCCTCTCCCGCAAGGAGTTTGTCCGTTTTCTTCTGGCAACACCAACCAAATCAGAGCTCCGCTGTCAG GGTCTTAATTTCAGCGGCGCTGATCTGTCCCGACTTGATTTGCGCTACATCAATTTCAAGATGGCTAATCTCAGCCGCTGCAATCTGACACACGCCAACCTGTGCTGTTCCAATCTGGAGCGGGCGGATCTTTCTGGAGCCAATCTGGAC GGTGCTAACTTACAAGGGGTGAAGATGCTCTGTTCCAATGCAGAGGGAGCTTCTCTCAAAGGATGCAATTTTGAAGATCCATCTGGACTGAAGGCCAACCTGGAAG GTGCTAACCTGAAAGGAGTTGACATGGAAGGAAGCCAAATGACCGGCGTCAACCTGCGTGTGGCCACTCTGAAAAATGCAAAGCTGAAGAACTGTAACCTGCGGGGAGCCACTTTAGCAGGAACTGATCTGGAG AACTGCGACCTGTCCGGCTGTGATCTACAAGAAGCCAACCTGAGGGGGTCCAATGTGAAAGGAGCCATTTTTGAAGAGATGCTGACCCCTCTGCACATGTCGCAGAGTGTCAGATAA
- the LOC119493219 gene encoding progonadoliberin-1-like: MHSRMSTKALALWLLLVGAVLPHGRCQHWSYGLNPGGKRDLDSLSDTLGNVLVEGFPHVDAPCSVLGCAEESPFANIYRAKGFFGSVTDREKGHRTYKK, encoded by the exons ATGCACAGCAG AATGTCTACAAAAGCATTGGCACTGTGGCTGCTACTTGTGGGGGCGGTATTGCCACATGGCCGCTGTCAGCACTGGTCATATGGACTGAACCCAGGAGGGAAGAGGGATCTGGACAGCCTTTCAGACACGCTGGGCAATGTT CTAGTTGAGGGATTTCCACACGTGGACGCACCCTGCAGTGTTTTGGGTTGTGCAGAGGAATCACCTTTTGCCAACATTTACAGAGCAAAAGGATTTTTT gGCAGTGTCACTGACAGAGAAAAAGGACAcagaacatataaaaaatga